From the Branchiostoma floridae strain S238N-H82 unplaced genomic scaffold, Bfl_VNyyK Sc7u5tJ_1578, whole genome shotgun sequence genome, the window CTAACGGACAGGAGTGTCATTAGACAAGACAAAGTTACTGTAGTATTATGTctaaatgttgatgtttttttagcACATTTTATAGCTTCAAAGATCATCAAAATAATTTCTAAATAGTGCTTACCTGATTTTACTGTTCCCATCATGCAGCAGGACGGCACCTGCTCAGCTGGCTCCTGCTTTACATGTATGACGTCATCACCACCTGACACCTGCCGCCCACctgtgtcatcaccatggtaaccaggaGACGTGtcgtcaccatggttactgttgcATGGTGCAGGAGGACCCTGTCCTGAATGTTCCCGAGATGGACCAGGATGTGGGGGGCCTCGGCCTGCTGTGCCACTCGGGTCTGGGGAAGAGTGGAGAACCATTGGCATTTCTCTTATTAACATCATCGATCATCTTTTGTAAAATCATGCATGTGTTAAGTCAAATTTCGTTTTGAGCAAAACCACGTGTACGCAATATCAGAAAGCTGCAATAATTTCATTTCGATGTAAAAGCATCGAATACAATTCGTTTCATAGGTTGACAACTGTTCCAGGCTTCTCTGAGAGGAATATTGTAATAAAATGCTAGAAAGATGATGTCACATCAAAATATGGAATACTTTGGTCTGGGGAAGGGTACGTGTATAATCATAATCATGAAAGTCAAATGTCTTTACATGATTATACCACAATAAAATGCCAATAGTACCATGTATAAAATGTGAGTAATACCTGAAAGAAGTGCTTATTTCTAAAGAGGGGTGATGTATTAAAAAGGTTAGACCGATGATGTCCTGTGAAAAGATGACTTACCCTGATCTGAGAAGTCTCCGTCCTCTGTAGCAGAGTCCAAGACTcggacatgtatgtacaagtctGCTCCTCCCTCTGCTGCCCTCATGTCGTCTGTGATCAGTTCCCGGGTCAGGGTGTCGGACAGGCTCCCGTCACTGTAGCTTCGCCAAAATGTGTCATAGCAGCCGACATCGGAGAAGTCAAGATGGCAAAACACACAACCTGCCTCTGCTTTTCTAAGTGCAGCTTTGAATTGTTTGAAGCACTTCGCCATTTTGTGATAAGCTTGTCTGTTTTCCAGATCAAGTATTCTGCCTCTGAAAATTACCTGAGCTACTTCTGCAATCTTATCATTAActcttttctttatttttaattttgcCCCAGACGTAAGCTTTGGTTTAtgcttatcatcatcatcatcaggcacAGCTGAAGCAATTTCCTTCAGTGATTTTACGCATTTCTTAAATTCACGATAGTCCTGAAcagtttttttgtcaaaaactttctcAGCATTCTCAACAACAGTGTGATAAATGGTGCTTTTGTCATCAGGTAAAACATTAGGCACAGGCAGGTCAGGATGGCGGTCATGTTTGGCTGTCAACAAATCACTCATGCCAGGTTCATCTGTAAagtaaaacaatatcaaagtaatatcttttaaaaagttaaaaagACTAACACAGTGAGCATCGTTTTccattctattttattttattctattctattcagtgatttcttttttgcatgtaacattgtttTGTACACATGCATATTCTGTGACATTCCTGTGAAATGGATAGAATATAGTTTGTTCAGTACAAAACATACGAGCctttatgtatatttcaaaaACTAACATCTGTTTATGGAAAGTTTGTAACAAAAGATAATTTACATACCAActttgagcaaggaggttttatcaatgCTTTGACATATTTGAAGTGTACCTATCTTAATCAGTGGTGTACCTTTTATGGACGCAAACGTCCTCCTTGTCTCAGGGTCAGGTTTTATCCTTTTTCGGTGTCCTGCAGCTATACTCCGTTTACCCGGCTTTCTCCTTTGCTTCCTCTTTCTATCCTGTCGTCTTCGTTCCAGTTCGGAATTTGATTGTTGTGTTGAAGGATGTACTACAGACAATAAACAATTGCAACATCGGAGACACCATGGTTAGTTGGAGAAGCATAGTGTCGAATGTACAAATCTCACAACAATCACGTTATCTTGGCAGAGGACATGCAGCAATGATGGGCAACTTAGTAATACGGATTACAGAGTATCTTTTTTATAAACATCTGAACCGCACCTTTGTCAGGCTCTGATTCTTCCCCACTAGTTACACTCGATGCTCCATAGTGCTGACTTGACCATGACGGTGTCGAGTTTGTGTCACAGCCATTGCCATTCCACCCATTCGGATACGGTGTTCTGTCGCCGTTGACTTCTTTTCCCCGAACCACTGTGTCCGTGCCATTTGATTCTATGATGACAAAATGAGGCATTAATCCTTTCCTGACATTTCTCAAATTGCCTTTTACATGTTTCTCTActggaaaaaaagaacaaaagattATTGTTTAGTTGATGTCATAGTTGATGCCATTACATAGCATATTACAAAGTGTGTATTTACAGAGTATGTCGAACAAAAGTCAAGCGTATAACTTACCGGCACATGCTACATGGTTGGACTGTTTTGATTCCTGttttaactgaactgaacatccGCATGAATCTTGTGTCTTCCTCTTCTTATGAGGGTGCACTGTTACAACAAAAGAAGCATCATTTAACAAACACAATGAAACTTTTGAATAAAGATATCATATGACATGAAATGGTTGCACATGTGTCCTGTTGCATTGGTTTGGAAATCTATATAAATATGCCTGATTTctaatattataataatattgCTGTAATGTCTTTCAATAATTCCTCCAAAGGGTATGGTGGGAAAAGCGAGCAAAATACCTTTCCATTGTAGGTTGTGGACAGGAATGCATGCAGGCTCTTCTGTGCTGAGCTCATTGGTAGTGATGTCTTGACCTTTGTACTTGCCAAGCTCGTCTGTTGGTAGAAACAGCAAAATTGGGTTCACTCTCATTTCCCTTTCAAGATCAATTGACAATTCAAAGTATTAATcaaaaatgattatgaactaTTCCATTGTAGCCACGTGGGCAAATTAGTACGAGGTTAGTGTACACATGTTCTATTTAAAATCTAGTTCAGTTCTCGAGACTTGTTATcaaggttaaaaaaacagcattaCAATTTTGAGTTTGAATAAATCATGAATAAAAACATCTCACTTTGCCCACCTGCAGTATGTCGAAACCCTCCCCTCCTGAGCGCTTGTGCCAGCTTGACCCTGCAGGCCTTCCTGCCGCGCCTGTCCCTCCACAGCTCCAGGGCCTGGAGCGCCTGGTGCTGTTTGCTGTAAGGTTGTCTGAGTTGGATGGCGTGTATGTCCTGTGCTGTGAGGCCCAGCTGATCTTCTGCAAACTTTACCCAACAGGACGCAACAGCTTTGGCAACAGGTGGGAAATACGTGCGGCTGGGGGCAGGTCCTGGAAAAGTGGGAATCAGTGCCTTACGTTATGCGACATACGATGACTTCAGCAGTCACAGAATATATACAGATGCATttatcaaaataaacactgagtTCACAGTTAACAAAGATGACAAATCTCATAACGCCAACCTTACCAGCGTGAGCGTCACTCCCCACCAGAGATGACTCCTCTGATGAGTCTTCTTCCTGGATCTGCTCTGCTTTCTTTTTccgttttcttttccttttctttctgggTTTGTTGCCTAAGAAATGTTGAGATGAGACAAAGACTCATGAGCAATATTACTCATATTTTCATAAAATGGCACAGGACCGGGAAAATCAAGTAATGAATGAACGAAGATGCCAGTGCCACGACAAAGATGTCTATGATTTTGTTATCACTATTCGCAAAACAGGACGTATTTGACACGGGTGTATATCATGACAATAGCAGTGCAATCTGTCTAAGACCAGGACGTTGTGATAACACTGTATTTAAACAAAGATAACACAGTTTAACACACCTTCTAAGCTCTCCGCAGTCAGCCGTTCACCAATGTTGATGAGAGCCTGCATCAGAACCTGTAGAGTAGCTCCACTTCCCTCCCTGTTTCTCCACCGATCCAGCACCTCTCGGCACCTGTGGTCAGGGCTGGCTTCTGTGGTGGCGATTCCTTTGATCTCGTTTCGGTCGAACCCCAGCTCCCGGGCCAGGTCGTCCCACTTGTGGCTTACTTTCTTCATAACTTTGTCGAAATATTTCTCGACGTCAACTGGAATGTTGAATTGAAAGTCTGTCATGAATCGATTATCTATTGTTTCATATTTGCAGCATAGTCTGGGATTCAGGCAATGATTTCTTATTGCCGAGTATGTAATTTGATCGATCTGTATTGTGttagttttatttgtttattatgttcaaaggttttaataacaagtatgaaattcagCATGTTTAAACAATTGCCAACCAATCAATACTACTTGTCTGTAGCCTCTCACTAGTAAAATGCGTTAGTACTTCTTGTCTTGCCACCAATTAATGTCACATTGAAAATGAATAATAAAGATAACGTTGTTATGAACATTGCAAAGATCATGACCTGCATCACTTCCTTGTCCTTCCTCACCCATGATGAGATAGCAGGCCGCACGGTGTCACATGGGATTCAACAGGGCCTGAAAAAAACATGACCTACAACATAGTTCACctggaaaagtttttttttgacACATCACCCTACACCAATATGTATCTCTGAATAAGGAATGCACGTGATACAGAATATCTATCTAggtgaaaaaatattttgcttcaGTTAACATAGTTACAAAATTTATGTCAACGTTGTTTGCCCGGATCCTTGGTATGTAAACACCTTTACAGGTTGCCCTTCCCACTTACCACCCCACAAAGCAACATATTTTATATCAAGATGGCGTCACTGGAAGTCCCCAGCATGGGGAATCCCCTTTTCTGGTAACCCGGAAGTAattaagcccccctccccagccgccttcttgttttgtttgctgACTTTTAAGTTTTAGTGAAGGGCTGCGAAATCCAAGCCAATCCGAACCACAGATGCACAGACCTTAAATGGCAACTTAGGCAGAACCCAAAGACATGACCATTAAGAAAACGatataaagatttaaaaaatacaataattatacgaaaaatacataaaaaagccGATACTAGTCAACACCGAATCGTTCTTTGTGGCACTTGTCGTCAGGCCAGATAAATTTGTCAGTAAAGAGACGCCAATACCGTGGCAGATCCTGTCTTTTTATTAGTATATCATGCACTATTTGTCCTCATCAATAGAGAATAACTACACAAATCGGCCAACGACGACGGTACAAGAGATAGTCATGAGCGGCAACCGTTTCATGTAGGGTGTAAACTATCTCCTGTTGTTCCGGCCGAAGCCACCTACTTGAAACGAAAAGACCTGCTCCCTCGACCTTCATATTGCATTTAAAACTTACGACAGACGCTTTGAGGTGACcgttgtacttttttcaatgaCATGTACGCAAACCCTAACTCTGATCAGCACAAACAACCGACCTGGTCTCATATAACAGTGCACAAAATAAGAATAAGACATTACTAAAATCTACTAGGACATATATATCGATTTTTCAGTAGAATACGACTCTCTgtaattatcttttttttagatataaactCGATCTGTTCATGTAGACAGGTCAGGGGTGTCACTCAACGAATTCGAATATACTATAAATCGTCAAACGCAGGTCGAAAATTGACGTGGCAACTGCAGGGTACGAAACGAGGCGCTGTGGCGTTCGATGTTAATCCAGAAACGATCCAAATGCTATCTACGATACTTAAAGAAGGGTCAACTTACCGGGTTGGTCCGTTTGGTGGCCATAAATCCTTCAAAAGCACCGCAACAGTTACATGACCTACAGGTtctccgccattttgacacctAGTGGAAAGTCCCAGCTTTGTTGACCTGACCTTACCGCAGGTGGAACAACGATACCTTTGACCCCTGTAGCGACAAATACCTGAGTGTGCAATTCTGGCAGTCTGCCAGCAATCCGCCTCTTTTACAGGTGACACTCGTATCAACATGGTTTAGTGATTACGTCACCCCAAGGTAGTGAACTCAGTTTTAGTTGTGTCTCTGTGCGTATGGACCTACGTACCGGCAAAGCTATAGAGGTGAAGGAGTGTCTGCCATCACTATTTGCTAATTTCGACAAAGGTCAAATGTCCTTGTCAGAATGTCCTTGTCTATTCATCGTCCTGAATGTTCTATTTCCACATATCTCACAAAGTTCACCTAAAGACCTCATTATTTTGATGATATTGAATGAAGTTACATCTGTCAAAAAAGTTCCCCAAAACGGGCTCGAATAATTGAAGATTTTAATGCCTTTGCCACCCTAAATAACACACAAATTATTGACAGTGAAGTCAATATTTAAGAGAATTATTCCGTGTGATCTGAGGGATTGTTCGTTCTGTTTGCACCGCATATTCTAAATGTCGTAAAAAAGGTTCCTAGCTGTCGCAAACCTGTCGTGCGATATATGTGACTTGAGGAGGAAGAACTGGAAAGTGCTTTGATATTATTTTTCGTCTATTATACTGATGGAAAGAAAAGGACTTATATTCTTGTCAATCAATAAAACCACGTAAAGCACACATTTGTCGTTaaacaaatatttgtttcaattctgtacaaaacatacacacacatgtaatcGATTATATTCAGGCCAGTGCATCTTGAACTGTCTATATTCGGCAGAATGACAGTTTTTGTATAGATTGAATGTATCCAGCCTAGAGAATCAAAATATGATGTGTTCTTTTCAAACTCACGATTTACGCTGCGATCTTGTATAATGATATGCTGTAGTATATAATAATAACATAGATAAAAGTATTATTTAATAATCAAGGTTGTAATGAAGAAAGGTATACTTAATCGTCTTGAAGTAAACATTGTTATATATAAGTAAATATAAGGACACTTCTTTTTAAATAATCACAGCTGTATTTTCACTTCATCCATGTGTTTATTCGTTCGTTCACGGAGGTCACGTCAGAAGTCAAATGGTGAACTTTGAATCTATTGCGATGATACTTGCAATGGATACATCTTCTACCAAATCTTACACAATGATATAGACCTTTACAAACGCCAACTACAATCAATGGTAACGTACAAAGCACTTTGAACAATAGACTTTCAAGTCTTGATCAAGATTAAGTTGACTTGTTAAAAGTGGAACGAATATCATTGTAGTAGGAGCACGCCAAGTATGCATATTCTCAGCTTAAACTTGGCACAGACAGCACTTGCTTTTGACTGACTACAGTTTGAAACAACACCTTAAAAAACTATGCAGTATGTTCAGCTTATAAAACATGTAATAAGTCCAGCATGTAAGTTTTTTTTGGCACAATTAACTCGAAACAGAAACAAtgtttacataattatgtaaaatatTTACGTGTGTACAAAAGTTATATGATTACAAAAGTTACACATATACAAAGGTAACACATTCACTTGTAACATATGTACGACTGCCATGCTGGTTCAGTCTGATTTGCATAGATAAACTTATAGTTCTCAAATAACTTACATATTTATAACATTTACACAGTCACAGAGTTTACATATTTACAAAGGAAACATATTCATCAAgttgaaatattaaaaaaaaggttagaTATTTACAATGTTCTAGTGACTGTCATTAACCTGTAGTTTCAACGGTCGTCCTAGTAGCTTAATGAACAAAAGCATATTGGAAGGATATTCAGGACAGTTTGCCTTTAGTGTGATGGAAAGCATAAGGGGAACAACTGAGAgcaggttctttttttttttatggcaaCGCTGATATAAATTGACGCACCTTGAGTGCTTAGCCATCTTGTCTGTCTTTGTTCATCGATATTTCTTGCGTAAACAATTGAGAGCAGAAAGTCAACTTTGGGCGACATTTACTTTGCATTGTTTAATCTGGAACCTCTATGGTCAATCGTAACAGTCAGTTGTCTGATTTTCACGCATATCCAGCCTGTCTCTCTCCTCAACCTCTTCCACTGCTGCGCTTCATCCTGTACATCATCCCTATACAGGAGTCTGCCATTTTGATAAGCCTCGCCCTTCATGGTTCTTACAAAATCTCTAACTCCTTCAGCACTGAAGCAGTTACCACACAGGCCGACTTTATCCATAGCTGTCCTAACCTTCAGCCATGCAGCTATGGCGGGGAGGGACTCGTCGCTGATTGAATTATATTCAATGCTCACATGGGTCAGGGTGGGAAGTATGATAAATGTTTGTAACAGTTTTCCGACATCGTACAGTTTGTTATCGCTCAGGTTGACTCTCTTAAGATTCTGACTAGACGCAAGACATTCAGCAAGACCAGGCACCGCCTCATCATTGATATCATCGCGACTAAGATCTATCTCTTCTAAAAGAGGCAATTTCCGTATCAACTGAGAAAATAGTTTTATGATGTTGTCCAGTGACCACTCTTTCAGCTTCAGCTTCTTTAAAAGATGCTGCACTCCATACAGCTGACTGATGTGTTCAGCTTCCTCCTCCCCCTGACAGCTGACACAAAGCGCTAACTCCTGCAGGTTAGGCAGCTGTGGGAGGAACTGCAGTAGGAGATGGATGGCAGTAATAGACAGTGGAGTCACGTCGCTCCAAACGTATTCTCCAGATACGAGGTCAAGTTTCCCTACGTTGTCGGTATCCTGTCTGCCTGAGATGAGAGATGTAAGGTCACGACTTACGTTGTTTCCCAAAACATAAAACTGTATTTTTCTGCGACTTTCCTGTTGCAACATCATCAATGCTCCCTTATTAGAGATCTGATTATTGGTGAGATGGACTGTTCTTAAGCCTTGACATGTAGCAAGACCTTTAACAAGACCAGGCACTGCCTTGTCGTTAATAGAATTatgactgagatctatctcctcgAGGGCGAGGGGAGATAAGAAGTCTCCTCTTtcagacaacttgttatgacTAAGGTCCACCTTCTTCAGATTCCGACATGAACCAAAACCTTTGGCAAGACCAGGCACTGCCTTatcactaatggcattgtgactgagatctatctcctccaagtAGGGGAGGGAAGGTAAGAAATCTCCCCTGTCAGA encodes:
- the LOC118408378 gene encoding uncharacterized protein LOC118408378: MSDLLTAKHDRHPDLPVPNVLPDDKSTIYHTVVENAEKVFDKKTVQDYREFKKCVKSLKEIASAVPDDDDDKHKPKLTSGAKLKIKKRVNDKIAEVAQVIFRGRILDLENRQAYHKMAKCFKQFKAALRKAEAGCVFCHLDFSDVGCYDTFWRSYSDGSLSDTLTRELITDDMRAAEGGADLYIHVRVLDSATEDGDFSDQDPSGTAGRGPPHPGPSREHSGQGPPAPCNSNHGDDTSPGYHGDDTGGRQVSGGDDVIHVKQEPAEQVPSCCMMGTVKSEMSTDGVEVKEESGI
- the LOC118408379 gene encoding uncharacterized protein LOC118408379; amino-acid sequence: MGEEGQGSDAVDVEKYFDKVMKKVSHKWDDLARELGFDRNEIKGIATTEASPDHRCREVLDRWRNREGSGATLQVLMQALINIGERLTAESLEGNKPRKKRKRKRKKKAEQIQEEDSSEESSLVGSDAHAGPAPSRTYFPPVAKAVASCWVKFAEDQLGLTAQDIHAIQLRQPYSKQHQALQALELWRDRRGRKACRVKLAQALRRGGFRHTAGK